The region AATAGGCCTCGGCAACAGTCGGCTTGTAGTAAAAGGTCATCGCGAACCCAGTCGCGAACTGAATCAGGAAGCAAACCAGGGTGATGCCGCCCAGGCAATAAAAGATGTTGACGTGGGGCGGCACGTATTTCGTGCTGATGTCATCAGCAATGTCCTGAATTTCCAGACGTTCCTGGAACCAGTCGTAAACAGGGGATGAGTTCGCCATGCACAAGCGGGCTCGGGTTGCGAAAGTCTACGCAGCACGCTTCTTCCAAGGAGCCGACCCGACCGTGATGTATCCAACTGTTAACGATCCCTCAGAGTGCCTGCGGCACAGGCGTTCTCACTGGGTCAAGTCCCTTTGTGTCCTGATCCTCGGACTGTTTTTGACGCTTGCTGGCCCCTGTTCGGCCACAGCGCTGAGCGATACCCAACAGTTGGTGGTGGACAGCTGGCGGCTGGTGAACCAGGGATATCTCGATCCCGAACACCTCGATGCCGTGCGCTGGCGACGTCAGCGCCAGAAGGCTCTGGAAAAAAGCATCGTCAGCAGCGAAGACGCTTACAGCGCCATCGACGGAATGCTCTCAGCTCTCGATGATCCCTACACCCGTCTGCTGCGCCCAGACGATTACGCCGCACTGAAGGACAGCACCAGCGGCAACCTCAGCGGCGTCGGCTTGCAGCTTGGCCCCTCCGAACAGTCCGATCGGGTGGTGGTGATCTCTGCCCTCGATGGATCCCCCGCCTCGGATGCCGAGCTCATGACCGGCACGTCGATTCTCGCTGTGGATGGCACATCTGTGACGGATCTGGGGCTAGAGGGCACAGCTGCTGCTCTTCGAGGTGACGTGGGAACGCAAGTGGTGCTGAGCATCGAAGCGGCCGATGGCTCTGCCGATGAGGTCACCCTGGAGCGACGCAGCGTTGACCTGCGACCGGTTCGAACGCGGCGACTGCGCAGCGATGACCACACCTTCGGCTATCTGCGCATCACGCAATTCACCGATGGCGTTCCTGAACAGGTGCAACAGGCGCTGGAGGAACTTCAGGACAAAAACATCGAAGGTTTAGTGCTGGACCTGCGCAACAACTCTGGGGGTCTGGTGAGTTCCGGTCTCGCAGTTGCCGATAACTTCCTCGCCGGCGGCACCATCGTGGAAACCCGCAACCGCGATGGCATCGATGACGCCATCAACGCCAACCCCTCAACCCTTTATGACGGCCCCATGCTGACCCTGGTGAATGGGGGAACGGCAAGCGCCAGCGAAATCCTGGCGGGAGCACTGCAGGACAACGAACGCTCCACGCTGCTGGGCCACCAAACCTTCGGTAAAGGGCTGATCCAGACCCTGACCAATCTAAGTGATGGCAGCGGTCTTGCTGTCACAGTGGCAGGTTATGTCACCCCCAACGGTCACGACATCCAGGGCGAAGGGATTGCACCGGACCGGCAGCTCTCCGATCCAGAACCCCTGGCACACGGTGGTGATGGAGACCGTTGGATCAGCGAAGCCGAGCAGTGGATGGAAGCCCTGCTGGAGCAATCGCCGGATCCCGCTGCCGAATGAGTCAGCGGACGTACCACGACCCTCTCCACCGCGGCATCCAGCTGGATAGCCATCGGCCCGGCGAGGCCATGGTGATGGCCCTGGTCGAGACAGCACCCTTTCAGCGTCTGCGCAGGGTTCGGCAACTGGGGCCAGCATTTCTGACCTTTCACGGCGCTGAATCAAGCCGGTTCACCCATTCACTCGGCGTGTTCCATCTAGCCAGGCAGGCCTTTGAGCGTCTGTTGAAGCTCAGCCCGGATCTCGAACCTCATCGGCCACTGCTGTACGCCGCCGCTCTCCTCCACGACATCGGCCATGGCCCCCTCAGCCACACCGGCGAGGAGATGTTTGGGCTGCATCACGAAAGCTGGTCAGCCCGAATCGCGCAAAACCATCCCCAGATTCAGGCCTGCCTTGATCAAGAGGATCAGGGCACGGCACAGGCCGTTGCGGCACTTCTGGAACACGGCCAGGCGCCCCACCCAGTGGTGAAGCGGCTGGTGAGCAGCCAGTTGGACTGTGACCGGCTGGATTATCTGCTCAGAGACAGCTACAGCACAGGCACCCGTTACGGCCAGTTGGATCTGGAGCGCATCATGGCGGGGCTGACCTTGTCCCCCGACGGGGATCTGGCCATTCATCCAAAGGGCCTGATGGCCGTTGAGCACTACCTGGTGGTGCGCAACCTGATGTACCGCAGCGTGTACAACCATCGCCTGAACGTGGTGTGCAACTGGTTGCTGGAACGGCTTGTGCGCCTGGCCCGGCAGCTGGGTCCTGACCTCGTCTGGGCTGATGGCGTGATGCAGCGCTGGCTCTGGAACGCCGATGAACTCGACCTCGACAGTTTTCTGGCCAACGACGACGTCCGCACCGGGTATCACCTGCAGCGCTGGCAGGAGGAGGGACCACCAGCGCTGGCCAGTCTCTGCCGCCGCTTTCGCGAGCGGGATCTGCTCAAAGCCACGGCCGTGACGCAACTCACCCGGGAGGAGCAGCTGCAGGCCCTGGCAGTTGCCGGTCGGCTGGCCGAGCAACGGGGAATCGATCCCTCCCTGAGCTGCGGACTGCGTCATCAGGAATTGAGGGGCTATCACCCCTATCGAGGGGGACTCAGGCTGTGGGACGGCGAGCAGATGCAAGCTCTGGAAGAGGCTTCACCCCTGGTGGCCAGTCTGGCCACCCCCGCCGCCACCTCCTGGCTGATTCACCCCAGGGAGATCCAGAAGGAGCTGAGGAGAACGATGGACGTTGAATGGGGCTCTTCCTTGACATCCGATCGGTGAAGACGCTGTACCTGCCGGATCAACGGCTTCAGCACTGGCGAGATGCCTTGCCAGACCTGCTGAACACCTGCCCTGTGGGCAGGCTTGGTCTTCACTGCGGAGACTGGTCGCTGACCTGCAGTGACCTCAGAGATCTGCAACGGATCCTGGAAGACTCCGGTCGGCAGATCCATCGGCTGGAGGCCACGGTCGCCGAAACGGTGGTGAGTGCAGCGGCAATCGGACTGGATGGTCGACTGTGTGAAGCGGGGTCTTCTGATGAGGACAAGCCATCGCCTCCTCCGGGAAGCCTGACGGTTCATCAGGGCACCCTCCGCTCCGGAGACCACCTGCAGAGTGATGGCAGTCTTCTTGTAGTTGGAGACGTCAACCCCGGCGCTCGAATCAGCGCGGCCGGGGACGTGTTGGTGTGGGGACGGCTGCGGGGGGTCGCCCATGCCGGCAGGGACGGTGCGACCTCAACACGGATCGTGTCGCTGCATCTGCGGCCGCTGCAACTGCGCATCGCTGATGTGGTCGCGCGCGGGCCGGAGGACCAACCCATTGCTGGCATGGCGGAGCAGGCGCGTCTGGTGGATGGCGAGATCGTGATCGAACCAGCCCAGCCCCAGGCCCTGGCTCGGTCCTGATCAGGTTGTCACCTGCAACACGCTGCCTATCGTAATCAGAACTTTGTGATGACCTCGTGTCGACGACGCGAACAATCCTGATCTGCTCGGGCAAGGGCGGCGTCGGCAAGACCACCACCACAGCCAATCTCGGCATCGCTCTGGCCCGCCGGGGCGCCAGCACCGTGGTGCTGGATGCTGATTTCGGTCTGCGCAACCTCGATCTTCTACTCG is a window of Synechococcus sp. A15-24 DNA encoding:
- a CDS encoding HD domain-containing protein; this translates as MSQRTYHDPLHRGIQLDSHRPGEAMVMALVETAPFQRLRRVRQLGPAFLTFHGAESSRFTHSLGVFHLARQAFERLLKLSPDLEPHRPLLYAAALLHDIGHGPLSHTGEEMFGLHHESWSARIAQNHPQIQACLDQEDQGTAQAVAALLEHGQAPHPVVKRLVSSQLDCDRLDYLLRDSYSTGTRYGQLDLERIMAGLTLSPDGDLAIHPKGLMAVEHYLVVRNLMYRSVYNHRLNVVCNWLLERLVRLARQLGPDLVWADGVMQRWLWNADELDLDSFLANDDVRTGYHLQRWQEEGPPALASLCRRFRERDLLKATAVTQLTREEQLQALAVAGRLAEQRGIDPSLSCGLRHQELRGYHPYRGGLRLWDGEQMQALEEASPLVASLATPAATSWLIHPREIQKELRRTMDVEWGSSLTSDR
- a CDS encoding septum site-determining protein MinC: MGLFLDIRSVKTLYLPDQRLQHWRDALPDLLNTCPVGRLGLHCGDWSLTCSDLRDLQRILEDSGRQIHRLEATVAETVVSAAAIGLDGRLCEAGSSDEDKPSPPPGSLTVHQGTLRSGDHLQSDGSLLVVGDVNPGARISAAGDVLVWGRLRGVAHAGRDGATSTRIVSLHLRPLQLRIADVVARGPEDQPIAGMAEQARLVDGEIVIEPAQPQALARS
- the ctpZ gene encoding carboxyl-terminal processing protease CtpZ, which produces MYPTVNDPSECLRHRRSHWVKSLCVLILGLFLTLAGPCSATALSDTQQLVVDSWRLVNQGYLDPEHLDAVRWRRQRQKALEKSIVSSEDAYSAIDGMLSALDDPYTRLLRPDDYAALKDSTSGNLSGVGLQLGPSEQSDRVVVISALDGSPASDAELMTGTSILAVDGTSVTDLGLEGTAAALRGDVGTQVVLSIEAADGSADEVTLERRSVDLRPVRTRRLRSDDHTFGYLRITQFTDGVPEQVQQALEELQDKNIEGLVLDLRNNSGGLVSSGLAVADNFLAGGTIVETRNRDGIDDAINANPSTLYDGPMLTLVNGGTASASEILAGALQDNERSTLLGHQTFGKGLIQTLTNLSDGSGLAVTVAGYVTPNGHDIQGEGIAPDRQLSDPEPLAHGGDGDRWISEAEQWMEALLEQSPDPAAE